Proteins encoded by one window of Thunnus thynnus chromosome 3, fThuThy2.1, whole genome shotgun sequence:
- the baiap2l2b gene encoding BAR/IMD domain-containing adapter protein 2-like 2 produces MSGASSDQLHRSTLTVYSNLMEHFNPGLQKLVALGTSYVKAFQALAVCSEAYFSAVAKMGDQALHTLSSRSLGDVLIQISETQRRLTAEMEGVFRWFQVEVLQAMEKNVKLDEEYIDGSRRVYELEVRNQAEALEKQLRRGAYRDSLENSDYMLYLRQSQQEILKEEERRYRFLAEKHCGLTQSLLFLINKTGASLQQKADGWKEKVNETRGSRPRTPTHLDQEAQLRGSVSSLMQTVARDEDMSWARREQQALGRVPSRAPSPLPSRSRSSSVGESLGLGGGRTMRALVSHPSSSNPKLLPFNRGEIVTVLVQEPRNGWLYGRTDSSLRQGWFPAAYVASIEDFANTLATSGGSLRSHSMNNLLDPTDTYSDQSESKTYGDDPPPATPNRRASVDVRSISPLPEKKAEPGIETKPNQTKSYNEVPPPPPPPPPPPPSQNLRRGSVDFRPISPLPDRKGESGSDVQTLSPHGPPENPLFPRGTNPFATVKLRPTTTNDRSAPRIH; encoded by the exons ATGTCGGGAGCCAGTAGCGACCAGCTGCACAGATCAACTTTAACTGTCTATTCA AACCTGATGGAGCACTTCAACCCAGGCCTCCAGAAGCTTGTTGCTTTAGGAACCAGCTATGTCAAAGCTTTTCAAG CCTTAGCAGTTTGCAGTGAAGCCTACTTCAGCGCTGTGGCTAAAATGGGTGACCAAGCTCTTCACACGCTATCATCTCGCTCTCTTg GTGATGTCCTGATCCAGATATCAGAAACACAGAGGAGGCTCACTGCAGAGATGGAGGGAGTG TTCCGATGGTTCCAGGTTGAAGTGTTGCAAGCCATGGAGAAGAATGTCAAACTGGATGAGGAGTACATTGAT GGTAGTCGCAGAGTTTATGAGCTGGAGGTGAGGAACCAGGCAGAGGCTTTGGAGAAACAACTCAGACGAGGAGCCTACAGAGACTCTTTG gagAACAGTGACTATATGCTGTATTTGAGGCAGAGCCAGCAGGAGATCctgaaggaagaggagaggaggtatCGCTTTCTGGCAGAGAAACACTGTGGACTCACGCAGTCACTGCTCTTCCTAATAAAtaag ACTGGTGCATCTCTCCAGCAAAAGGCAGATGGATGGAAGGAGAAAGTAAATGAAACCAGAGGGTCCAGACCTCGAACTCCCACCCATTTGGACCAAGAGGCACAG CTGCGAGGTTCAGTGAGCTCCCTGATGCAGACAGTAGCCAGAGATGAGGACATGTCCTGGGCCAGGCGGGAGCAACAGGCGCTGGGCAGAGTGCCCTCTAGAG CGCCGTCTCCTCTCCCCAGTCGCTCTCGCTCCAGCTCAGTGGGGGAATCTCTGGGTCTGGGAGGAGGTAGAACCATGAGAGCCCTGGTGTCTCATCCCTCCTCATCCAACCCCAAACTTCTACCTTTCAACAGGGGAGAGATTGTCACTGTACTTGTGCAGGAGCCTCGCAACGGCTGGCTGTATGGACGCACTGACAGCAGCCTGCG TCAAGGCTGGTTCCCTGCTGCTTATGTGGCTTCTATTGAGGATTTTGCCAACACTTTAGCAACAAg TGGTGGTTCTTTACGAAGCCATAGTATGAACAATCTGCTGGACCCCACTGACACCTACAgtgaccaatcagagagcaaGACCTATGGAGATGACCCGCCTCCGGCCACGCCCAACCGTAGAGCCTCTGTAGACGTCCGCTCAATCTCTCCACTCCCAGAGAAGAAGGCAGAACCAGGAATAGAGACAAAGCCCAATCAAACCAAGAGCTACAATGAAGTCCCACCTCCGCCTCCTccaccgcctcctcctcccccgAGTCAGAATCTCAGAAGGGGCTCTGTAGATTTTCGACCAATTTCTCCTCTCCCTGACAGGAAGGGCGAGTCAGGTTCTGATGTTCAG acattatCACCCCATGGGCCACCTGAAAACCCACTCTTTCCCAG AGGGACAAACCCATTCGCCACTGTAAAGCTTCGCCCCACGACGACCAATGACAGATCCGCTCCTCGGATCCACTGA